The genomic interval CCCGTGCCGTTGCCGGTGGCTCTCCCTTCAATGTCGCCATTGGTCTCGCCCGGCTTGGCGTTCGAACGGCCTTCCTGAGCGGCATCTCGCACGATCACTTCGGCGCGTTCCTCGCGGACAGGCTGGCTTGCGAAGGCGTGGATGATGGCTTCCTCGTGCGCACCGACCGCCCGTCGACGATTTCGATCGTGGCGACGACCGACGACGGTGAACCGAATTACGCTTTCCATGGCGACGGTGCGGCAGACCGTTCGCTTGGGCTTGCCCACCTTCCCAGCGCGCTGCCGGACGATATTCAGGCTCTGACCTTCGGCTCTTATTCGATGGCGGTCGAGCCGGTCGGCACCACATTTGCCGCGCTCGCCCGACGCGAGCATGGTCGCCGCGTCATTAGCGTCGATGCGAACGTCCGTCCAACCGTCGTCAGCGATATGCAAAGCTGGGCCGTCGCCGCGGAACGCTTCTACCTGATGGCCACGATGATCAAGGCGAGCGACGAGGATGTTCGCATTGCGTGGGGCGGTCGCTTCTCGATTGCCGATGCGGCCGCTTACTGGCTGAAGTGCGGCGCGCGCCTGGTGGTGGTGACCGAGGGAGCGAAGGGAGCAACCGCCTTTTCCGCCGCTGGCAGCGTTTCGGTGCCCGGTCGTCCCGTGGTCGTGCGCGACACTGTGGGCGCGGGCGACACATTCCACGCCGCGCTGCTTGCGCAGCTTGCGAAGACCGGCAGGCTGCATCCCGAGGCCATCGCCGCGCTCGACCTGTCCGCAATCCGCGAGTTGCTCGCTTACGCAACGGCCGCCGCCGCCATCACGGTTTCCCGCGATGGTGCCGACCTGCCGACCGCCGCCGACATCGATGCGAGTACGGAGCCGAGTACGGAGCCTTGCCATGCTTGACAGAGTGACGGACGCAACGCGGCCCATCGGACGGGATCGAATTGAGAAAGGCTCGCTCATGACAAGCCGCGTGATTCCCGTGGCTCCCTTCGTCCTGACCGTCTTCGGAGCGACGGGCGATCTGGCGTGCCGCAAGCTGTTGCCGGCGCTGTTTCGACGCGATTTTGCGGGCCAGCTACCAGATGAAGCGACTATTTTCGGCGTCGCACGCGGTGCGATGTCGCGGGATGACTTCCTCGCCATGGTGCGCGCGGCGGTCACGAAACATGTGCCGGAATCGGAAACCACGGGACCCGAACTCGATCGCTTCCTCGCCCGCATCTCCTACATGGCTGCCGATGCAGAAGGCGAGAATGGGTGGACCGAACTCGCAGCCGCCCTGTCGGCCTACGCCGAACGTGTTCAGGTCCACTATCTGGCGACGGCACCGCATCTGTTCGGACCGATCTGCGAAAGGCTGGGTCGCTACGGTCTTTCAACAGGCGATTCCCGCATCGTCATCGAGAAGCCGATCGGCAAGGATCTCGAGTCCGCAATCCGCCTCAATCAAACCGTCGGCATGATCTTTCCGGAGGAACGCGTCTATCGGATCGATCACTATCTCGGCAAGGAGACGGTGCAGAATTTGATGGCGTTGCGGTTCGCCAACGCATTGTTCGAGCCGCTGTGGAATGCCGCTCACATCGACCACGTACAGATTACGGTCGCCGAATCGATCGGCGTGGAGGAGCGCGGCCCCTACTACGACAAGTCCGGCGCCCTGCGCGACATGGTGCAGAACCATCTCTTGCAGCTGCTCTGCCTGGTGGCGATGGAGCCGCCACATTCGCTCGAAGCCGACGCCGTGCGCGACGAGAAGCTCAAGATCCTGAAATCGCTCGAACGGATCGACGAAACAAACGCGGCATTCCTGACCGTGCCGGGCCAATACCGCGCCGGCGCATGCGACGGCATCGCGGTTCCGGGTTATGCGGAAGAAATCACCGATCGCCCAAGCTCGACCGAGACTTTCGTTGCGCTCAAGGCGGCCGTTGCGAACTGGCGCTGGACCGGCGTTCCCTTCTACCTGCGCACCGGAAAGCGGTTGCAGCAACGCAGTTCCGAGATCGTCGTGACCTTCAGGAAAGTTCCGCATTCGATCTTCA from Bradyrhizobium arachidis carries:
- the zwf gene encoding glucose-6-phosphate dehydrogenase, which gives rise to MTSRVIPVAPFVLTVFGATGDLACRKLLPALFRRDFAGQLPDEATIFGVARGAMSRDDFLAMVRAAVTKHVPESETTGPELDRFLARISYMAADAEGENGWTELAAALSAYAERVQVHYLATAPHLFGPICERLGRYGLSTGDSRIVIEKPIGKDLESAIRLNQTVGMIFPEERVYRIDHYLGKETVQNLMALRFANALFEPLWNAAHIDHVQITVAESIGVEERGPYYDKSGALRDMVQNHLLQLLCLVAMEPPHSLEADAVRDEKLKILKSLERIDETNAAFLTVPGQYRAGACDGIAVPGYAEEITDRPSSTETFVALKAAVANWRWTGVPFYLRTGKRLQQRSSEIVVTFRKVPHSIFNSNSGKAVQTRLVIRLQPDEGIKLWLMIKEPGPGGMRLQYVPLDMSFAEAFDVSVPDAYERLLMDVVRGDATLFMRRDEVEAAWRWIDPIRQAWSQMNEIPRPYVAGSWGPSAAVALIERDSRTWMEDGP
- a CDS encoding PfkB family carbohydrate kinase; translation: MSARAVAGGSPFNVAIGLARLGVRTAFLSGISHDHFGAFLADRLACEGVDDGFLVRTDRPSTISIVATTDDGEPNYAFHGDGAADRSLGLAHLPSALPDDIQALTFGSYSMAVEPVGTTFAALARREHGRRVISVDANVRPTVVSDMQSWAVAAERFYLMATMIKASDEDVRIAWGGRFSIADAAAYWLKCGARLVVVTEGAKGATAFSAAGSVSVPGRPVVVRDTVGAGDTFHAALLAQLAKTGRLHPEAIAALDLSAIRELLAYATAAAAITVSRDGADLPTAADIDASTEPSTEPCHA